The DNA window AATGATCCGGTAAAATGTAAAGCAAATATTATGAATAAAACTGTGATTAGTAATTATATTCAGCCGGGTTTATTATTACTGTATGTCCCCCTTCTTTTGCTAACCTTAATTTTGTTTTATCTATACAAACTGGATGCTTTGAGTTTTGTTGCCTATATAGGTATTCAGGAAAAATGGTTCTTTTTTCTGAATTCTAAACTATCTCAATATCCTAATCTACAATACAACCTTACCCAATTGGGCGATGCTCTTGTCCTTTTGCCTTTTTTTTCTATTTTCGTTGTATATGTTCCAAAAATATGGCGATCTTTATTGTCAGCCTCACTTGTTTCTGCTGTATTTTGTAATCTTTTAAAAAAACTATTTGCAGTACCGCGACCGGCTGCGGTATTTGACAATGAAAGCTTTGTTATCATAGGAAAAACACTGTCGGGACATACCAGTTTACCATCCGGGCATGCTATTACTGTTTTTACAACATTTACTATTCTGATGTTTACTTTCATGCCCCAAAAGCAGAAATATAGAATCATTTGGTGTACCGCTATCATGATCATAGGACTAATTATTGCATTTACAAGAGTTGCAGTAGGAGCCCATTATCCGCTTGATGTGATTATTGGTAGTATTATTGGGTATATTTCAGGACTTTTAGGTATTTTTATCAATCAGAAATATAAAATATGGGGCTGGGTTGGCAATAAAAAATATTATCCTGTTTTTATATTGGCATTTAGTATTTGTATCATTATTTTGATCAACAAAATCATTAACGAAAACCTGATCATATTCTATCTTTCACTAATTAGTTTAATAATATCATTGTATATAATCACTTACGTTTATGTTAAAAAATAGTTTGAAATTATCAAGTTTC is part of the Chryseobacterium lactis genome and encodes:
- a CDS encoding phosphatase PAP2 family protein, which encodes MNKTVISNYIQPGLLLLYVPLLLLTLILFYLYKLDALSFVAYIGIQEKWFFFLNSKLSQYPNLQYNLTQLGDALVLLPFFSIFVVYVPKIWRSLLSASLVSAVFCNLLKKLFAVPRPAAVFDNESFVIIGKTLSGHTSLPSGHAITVFTTFTILMFTFMPQKQKYRIIWCTAIMIIGLIIAFTRVAVGAHYPLDVIIGSIIGYISGLLGIFINQKYKIWGWVGNKKYYPVFILAFSICIIILINKIINENLIIFYLSLISLIISLYIITYVYVKK